One genomic window of [Clostridium] scindens ATCC 35704 includes the following:
- the lysS gene encoding lysine--tRNA ligase, which produces MEGEGNVAEQEKKVQEPDLNQLRKVRREKLADLQANGKDPFLITKYDVTAHAAEIKDNYETMEGKQVSVAGRIMQKRVMGKASFCNILDQSGNIQSYVARDSVGEDSYKDFKKLDIGDIVGIEGEVFKTKTGEISIHASAVNLLSKSLQILPEKYHGLTNTDMRYRQRYVDLIMNTESRDTFIKRSRIVSAIRRYLDGQGFLEVETPMLVSNAGGAAARPFETHFNALDEDFKLRISLELYLKRLIVGGLERVYEIGRVFRNEGLDTRHNPEFTLMELYQAYTDYNGMMDLTENLYRHVAQEVLGTTIITYNGVEMDLGKPFERITMIDAVKKYAGVDWNEVSTLEEARALADKHHVEYEDRHKKGDILSLFFEEFAEEHLIQPTFVMDHPIEISPLTKKKPEDPNYVERFEFFMNGWEMANAYSELNDPIDQRERFKAQEELLAQGDEEANTTDEDFLNALEIGMPPTGGIGFGIDRMCMLMTDSAAIRDVLLFPTMKSMGTAKNEANNAAQSAPVEKTVEKAIAEVKETYDFSNVEVEPLFKDMVDFDTFSKSDFRAVKVKECEAVPKSKKLLKFVLDDGSGEDRVILSGIHDYYEPEFLVGKTLLAITNLPPRKMMGIDSCGMIISATHLVEGKEGLNVLILDDKIPAGAKLY; this is translated from the coding sequence ATGGAAGGAGAAGGTAACGTGGCTGAACAGGAGAAGAAAGTACAGGAACCAGATTTAAACCAGTTAAGAAAGGTCCGTCGCGAGAAACTGGCAGATCTTCAGGCAAATGGAAAAGATCCATTCCTGATTACAAAGTATGACGTGACCGCTCACGCAGCAGAGATCAAAGATAACTACGAAACGATGGAAGGAAAGCAGGTATCCGTAGCCGGACGTATCATGCAGAAGCGCGTGATGGGCAAGGCTTCTTTCTGCAATATCCTTGACCAGAGCGGAAATATCCAGTCTTATGTTGCAAGAGACAGCGTTGGGGAGGATTCATATAAAGACTTCAAGAAATTGGATATCGGAGATATCGTAGGAATTGAAGGAGAAGTGTTCAAGACGAAGACTGGAGAGATCTCTATTCACGCGTCTGCTGTAAACCTGTTGTCCAAGAGCCTTCAGATTCTTCCGGAGAAATATCATGGCCTGACGAATACGGATATGCGCTATCGTCAGAGATATGTAGACTTGATTATGAACACGGAATCAAGAGATACGTTTATCAAGCGTTCCAGAATCGTAAGCGCGATCCGCAGATATCTGGATGGACAAGGCTTCCTGGAAGTAGAGACCCCGATGCTGGTAAGCAATGCGGGCGGCGCCGCTGCAAGGCCGTTTGAAACGCACTTCAATGCACTGGATGAGGACTTCAAACTTCGCATTTCTTTAGAGTTATACCTGAAGAGGCTGATCGTAGGCGGACTTGAGAGAGTGTATGAGATTGGCCGCGTGTTCCGTAACGAGGGATTGGATACCAGGCATAATCCGGAATTTACATTGATGGAACTGTACCAGGCATATACCGATTATAATGGAATGATGGATCTGACAGAGAACCTGTACCGCCATGTGGCGCAGGAGGTCTTAGGAACCACCATCATCACCTACAATGGCGTAGAGATGGATCTCGGAAAGCCATTCGAGAGAATTACGATGATAGATGCGGTTAAGAAATATGCAGGCGTTGACTGGAATGAAGTCAGCACATTGGAAGAAGCAAGAGCGCTGGCAGACAAGCATCATGTGGAGTATGAGGACAGGCATAAGAAGGGCGACATCTTAAGCCTCTTCTTTGAAGAGTTCGCAGAGGAACACCTGATCCAGCCGACATTCGTTATGGATCACCCAATCGAGATCTCCCCGCTCACCAAGAAAAAGCCGGAAGATCCGAACTATGTAGAGCGTTTCGAATTCTTCATGAATGGCTGGGAGATGGCAAATGCTTACTCAGAACTTAATGACCCGATCGATCAGAGAGAACGTTTCAAGGCGCAGGAAGAACTGCTGGCGCAAGGCGATGAAGAGGCCAACACGACGGACGAAGACTTCCTGAATGCACTGGAGATCGGTATGCCACCTACAGGCGGCATAGGATTCGGCATTGACAGAATGTGCATGCTGATGACAGATTCAGCGGCCATCAGAGACGTGCTGCTATTCCCGACAATGAAGAGCATGGGCACTGCAAAGAATGAAGCTAACAATGCTGCACAGTCTGCTCCGGTTGAAAAAACAGTGGAGAAAGCAATCGCTGAAGTGAAAGAAACATACGATTTCTCTAATGTAGAAGTGGAACCATTATTCAAAGATATGGTTGATTTTGACACATTCAGCAAGTCAGATTTCCGTGCTGTAAAGGTAAAAGAATGTGAAGCAGTTCCAAAATCTAAGAAGCTTCTGAAGTTCGTATTAGACGACGGAAGTGGCGAAGATCGTGTGATTTTAAGCGGAATTCACGATTATTACGAGCCAGAATTCTTAGTAGGAAAGACATTGCTTGCAATCACAAACCTTCCACCACGTAAGATGATGGGAATTGATTCTTGCGGTATGATCATCTCCGCTACACACCTTGTAGAAGGAAAAGAAGGACTGAATGTTCTGATCTTGGATGACAAGATTCCGGCAGGAGCAAAACTGTACTAA
- a CDS encoding type III pantothenate kinase, whose amino-acid sequence MLLVIDVGNTNITLGAFRGDELLGTYRMTTKQPRTSDEYGITLKELVEHQRVSSMDINAVIIASVVPDVMHSLGSAIIKYFGVKPIVVSAGIKTGIRIVTENPRQVGSDRIVDAVAAYTLHGGPVIVVDFGTATTYDLVGQDGTFEAAVTAPGIRTSAQAMWGQAAMLPAIEIRKPESILAKETISSMQAGLVYGQIGQTEYIINRMKKESGYPEAKVVATGGLGKIIAPETNVIDVYDSQLTLKGLRIIYEKNRR is encoded by the coding sequence ATGCTGTTAGTAATAGATGTAGGGAATACGAATATTACGCTTGGCGCTTTCCGGGGAGATGAACTTCTTGGAACATACCGTATGACGACAAAGCAGCCAAGGACATCCGATGAATACGGAATTACGCTAAAAGAACTGGTGGAGCACCAGAGGGTGTCGAGTATGGATATCAATGCGGTCATTATCGCATCGGTAGTGCCGGATGTGATGCATTCGCTGGGCAGCGCGATTATCAAATATTTCGGTGTCAAGCCTATCGTGGTATCGGCAGGAATCAAGACGGGCATCCGCATCGTGACAGAGAATCCAAGACAAGTCGGATCGGATCGGATCGTGGATGCAGTCGCGGCATATACCCTTCACGGCGGACCGGTTATCGTGGTAGACTTCGGAACTGCCACTACATACGATCTCGTGGGGCAGGATGGAACCTTCGAAGCCGCTGTTACGGCGCCGGGCATCCGGACCTCCGCCCAGGCGATGTGGGGACAGGCAGCCATGCTCCCGGCGATCGAGATTAGGAAGCCAGAGTCCATCCTTGCCAAAGAGACCATCTCCAGCATGCAGGCCGGGCTGGTCTACGGGCAGATCGGACAGACAGAGTACATCATTAACCGCATGAAGAAAGAATCCGGCTACCCGGAGGCAAAGGTGGTTGCCACCGGAGGTCTTGGCAAGATCATAGCGCCGGAGACGAATGTGATTGATGTGTATGACTCCCAGTTGACGCTGAAAGGCCTGCGGATTATTTATGAAAAGAACCGACGGTAA
- a CDS encoding biotin--[acetyl-CoA-carboxylase] ligase has product MKSEILRLLKSSDTYLSGQQICEQFQVSRTAVWKVMEQLKKEGYQIEAVRNKGYRLVDSPDVMSKAEIESLISTKWAGRHVVYYGETDSTNTRAKEQGERGAEHGTLVIADKQNAGKGRRGRSWESPQGTSIYMTILLRPGIMPVKAPQMTLLMAIAATQGIRRVTGLEAGIKWPNDIVSLTGKKLCGILTEMSAEIDYINYVVIGIGVNVNQELFSQEIKERATSLCLELGHKVQRSQLIAAIMESFEKCYDKFMETEDLSGLMEEYNSLLVNRGREVKVLEPGHEYEAFAMGINETGELIVKTADGQEKNIFAGEVSVRGVYGYV; this is encoded by the coding sequence ATGAAGTCAGAGATATTGCGCTTACTTAAGTCAAGCGATACTTACTTGTCCGGGCAGCAGATATGCGAACAGTTCCAGGTATCGCGCACCGCTGTGTGGAAGGTTATGGAACAACTGAAAAAAGAGGGATATCAGATTGAGGCGGTACGTAATAAAGGGTACCGCCTTGTAGATAGTCCGGATGTGATGTCAAAGGCGGAGATTGAGAGCCTGATCAGCACAAAATGGGCAGGAAGGCATGTGGTCTACTATGGCGAGACGGATTCTACCAATACCCGTGCCAAAGAGCAGGGGGAAAGAGGGGCAGAACACGGGACTCTGGTCATTGCCGACAAACAGAATGCCGGCAAGGGGCGCAGAGGCCGATCTTGGGAGTCGCCGCAAGGAACCAGCATATATATGACCATTTTGCTCCGCCCGGGTATAATGCCGGTAAAGGCGCCGCAGATGACGCTTCTGATGGCCATTGCAGCCACGCAAGGCATACGCAGGGTGACGGGACTTGAGGCTGGGATTAAGTGGCCCAATGATATTGTGAGCCTGACCGGAAAGAAACTCTGCGGCATCCTGACGGAGATGAGTGCGGAGATTGACTATATTAACTATGTAGTCATTGGGATCGGCGTCAATGTGAATCAGGAATTATTTTCGCAGGAGATCAAGGAGCGGGCGACCTCCCTTTGCCTGGAATTGGGGCATAAGGTACAGCGGTCGCAGTTGATAGCGGCGATTATGGAAAGTTTCGAAAAATGCTATGATAAGTTTATGGAGACCGAGGACTTATCCGGGCTAATGGAGGAGTATAATTCTCTTCTGGTAAACAGAGGAAGGGAAGTCAAGGTTTTGGAGCCGGGCCATGAATACGAGGCCTTTGCCATGGGAATCAACGAGACGGGAGAGTTGATCGTAAAGACGGCTGATGGGCAGGAGAAGAATATATTTGCAGGAGAAGTATCGGTCAGAGGAGTATATGGATATGTATGA
- a CDS encoding tyrosine-type recombinase/integrase, protein MNRGFTSMFADDLNHLIDLKISLGYSENTYLGRTRQFDRYCATKYAGTGDLTEGIVLSWLKPDPGESNHVIHSRAAFIRGFGIYLKSIGKNAYILPDKFTAGGTVFVPYLFGDNELAKLFREVDTYKYPKEPFRPLLLSTYFRMTYTCGLRPNEGRKLKRNEVDLNTGELRIIETKKHKSRNIVMSDEMNSLAKSYATVRDAAFPESEFFFPSPSGEPYSAGWMQGKFKRFFALSKQDVPKDLLPSVRVYDLRHRFATAVLNRWLDEKKDLSSRLPYLQTYMGHKSLEATAYYIHLLPENLIKSAGIDWESMNHLIPRVELWEK, encoded by the coding sequence ATGAACCGTGGATTTACCAGTATGTTTGCGGATGACCTGAATCATCTGATTGACCTGAAAATATCCCTCGGTTATTCCGAAAACACTTATTTGGGGAGGACACGTCAGTTTGACCGGTATTGTGCCACAAAATACGCAGGAACCGGAGATCTGACAGAAGGGATTGTCCTGAGCTGGCTGAAACCTGATCCGGGGGAATCCAACCATGTGATCCACAGCCGGGCCGCTTTCATCCGGGGATTCGGTATTTACCTGAAATCCATTGGAAAGAACGCTTATATCCTGCCAGATAAGTTCACCGCTGGTGGGACGGTTTTTGTCCCGTACCTGTTTGGGGACAATGAACTAGCGAAGCTTTTCCGGGAGGTTGATACATACAAATATCCAAAAGAGCCTTTCCGCCCGCTCTTGCTCAGCACTTACTTCCGTATGACTTATACCTGTGGGTTGCGCCCGAATGAGGGCAGGAAACTTAAGAGAAATGAAGTAGACCTGAACACAGGGGAACTGCGTATCATTGAAACGAAGAAGCATAAAAGCCGCAACATCGTCATGTCAGATGAAATGAATTCCCTGGCAAAATCCTATGCGACTGTCCGTGACGCGGCGTTTCCTGAAAGCGAATTTTTCTTTCCCTCGCCATCCGGCGAGCCCTACTCCGCCGGATGGATGCAGGGAAAGTTTAAGAGATTTTTTGCCTTGTCGAAACAGGATGTTCCCAAAGACCTTCTTCCCTCAGTAAGAGTATACGACCTTCGTCATCGATTTGCTACTGCGGTTTTGAACCGGTGGCTTGACGAAAAGAAAGACCTCAGTTCCCGTCTGCCTTACTTACAGACATACATGGGGCACAAAAGCCTAGAAGCGACGGCTTATTACATCCATCTTCTCCCGGAAAATCTGATAAAATCGGCAGGGATTGACTGGGAAAGCATGAATCATCTGATTCCACGGGTGGAATTATGGGAAAAGTAA
- a CDS encoding site-specific integrase yields MSENKVTINEMIARMVAEARRLGYSESSIWTNIQPGLRAFAIYYGKKGISFYDPEITNEYVGFQKERVSRNEISDYHYRNIRSAANRLNEFYLTGTIHLKMPKHGTKYLIKAENERLIDRFLDYKNYGPNTRDDVVWVVRRYLFHFEKLGHETLEHVSVDEVRKFILKTAAEVKTSSLHNILLYLKHFHIFLKETGIPAPDCTGLFSYKVYRDMPIQGYVTDEELERILAVIDTESDMGKRDRAIILMAATTGLRACDLIRLKLSDIDWRKGEIRLCQKKTGRTVYVPLVNQVGSALQDYILNARPVSDCPEVFLRAVAPKTAIANAVCIGSMFQQYQKKAGIARHAFDGKGFHGLRRRLAKKLLVTGTSLTTIAQILGHDDLKSLRQYLSLDTRNLKECALDFRDIPLERRNLL; encoded by the coding sequence ATGAGTGAGAACAAAGTAACCATCAATGAAATGATTGCCCGGATGGTTGCAGAAGCCAGAAGGCTCGGCTACAGCGAATCCAGTATATGGACAAACATCCAGCCGGGGCTGAGGGCGTTTGCAATCTACTACGGTAAAAAGGGAATCTCTTTCTACGATCCCGAAATCACAAATGAATATGTGGGATTCCAGAAAGAGAGAGTGTCCAGAAACGAAATCTCGGACTATCATTACAGAAATATCCGATCTGCCGCAAACCGCCTGAATGAGTTTTATCTGACGGGGACGATCCATCTTAAGATGCCGAAGCACGGAACGAAATATCTGATCAAGGCAGAAAATGAACGGCTGATTGACCGTTTTCTGGATTATAAGAACTATGGTCCGAATACGCGTGATGATGTGGTATGGGTGGTCCGCAGATACCTTTTTCATTTTGAAAAGCTCGGACATGAAACGCTGGAACATGTCTCTGTCGATGAGGTAAGGAAATTTATCTTAAAGACTGCGGCGGAGGTCAAAACATCCAGTCTGCACAATATCCTTCTCTATCTTAAACATTTCCATATCTTTCTGAAAGAGACAGGAATACCGGCACCGGACTGTACCGGTCTGTTTTCCTATAAAGTTTACCGGGATATGCCGATACAGGGTTATGTGACGGATGAAGAACTGGAGCGCATCCTTGCAGTAATCGATACTGAAAGCGATATGGGCAAAAGGGACCGTGCTATTATCCTCATGGCTGCGACAACCGGCCTTCGTGCCTGTGACCTTATCCGTCTGAAACTTTCCGACATTGACTGGAGAAAAGGCGAGATCAGGCTGTGTCAGAAAAAGACGGGGAGAACCGTCTATGTTCCTCTAGTAAATCAGGTCGGATCGGCCCTGCAGGATTATATACTAAATGCGCGTCCTGTTTCCGACTGCCCGGAAGTATTCCTGAGGGCTGTTGCCCCAAAAACAGCTATTGCCAATGCAGTCTGTATCGGGAGTATGTTCCAGCAATACCAGAAGAAAGCGGGCATTGCCAGACATGCATTTGACGGGAAAGGGTTCCACGGTCTCCGCAGGCGTCTCGCCAAGAAACTGCTCGTTACAGGCACATCCCTCACAACGATTGCACAGATACTCGGACATGACGACCTGAAATCTTTGCGTCAGTACCTTTCGCTCGATACAAGGAACTTGAAAGAGTGTGCACTTGATTTCAGGGACATCCCGTTGGAAAGGAGGAATCTGCTATGA
- the dusB gene encoding tRNA dihydrouridine synthase DusB, translating to MAGVTDLPFRLLCQEQGAGLLCMEMISAKALQYKNKNTKTLLSIHPKEHPVSLQLFGSDPYIISEMAKRIEELPFQILDINMGCPVPKVVKNGEGSALMKNPRLIYDIVSRTAKAIRKPVTAKIRKGFDDACINAVEIARVIEEAGGAAVAVHGRTREEYYSGKADWKIIRQVKEAVSIPVIGNGDVTSGEKALAMREQTGCDGVMIGRGAQGNPWIFRELVEYERTGALPPRPSKQEIKDTMLRHARLQIEFKGDYLGIREMRKHVAWYTKGMEGSAKLRDEINKVESYEELVELLNARIR from the coding sequence ATGGCGGGGGTGACCGACCTGCCGTTTCGCCTGCTGTGCCAGGAACAAGGAGCCGGGCTTCTATGTATGGAGATGATCAGCGCTAAGGCGCTGCAGTATAAGAACAAGAATACAAAGACGCTGCTATCCATTCACCCGAAGGAGCATCCCGTATCTCTTCAGCTCTTCGGGTCTGATCCGTATATTATCAGCGAGATGGCGAAGCGGATTGAGGAACTTCCCTTTCAGATACTGGATATCAATATGGGGTGCCCGGTTCCAAAGGTGGTAAAGAACGGGGAAGGATCCGCACTTATGAAGAATCCGAGATTGATATATGACATCGTCTCCCGGACAGCAAAGGCCATCCGCAAGCCGGTCACGGCAAAGATCAGGAAGGGATTTGATGATGCCTGCATTAACGCGGTGGAGATCGCCCGCGTCATCGAGGAGGCAGGCGGCGCGGCGGTGGCAGTCCATGGGAGGACCAGGGAGGAGTATTATTCCGGGAAGGCTGACTGGAAGATCATCCGACAGGTGAAGGAAGCCGTCTCCATCCCGGTGATCGGCAACGGGGATGTGACTTCCGGAGAAAAGGCTCTGGCAATGCGGGAACAGACAGGATGCGACGGCGTGATGATCGGAAGAGGCGCGCAGGGCAATCCGTGGATATTTCGGGAACTTGTGGAATATGAAAGAACAGGCGCACTTCCTCCCAGGCCTTCAAAGCAGGAGATTAAGGACACCATGCTCCGCCATGCAAGGCTGCAGATCGAGTTCAAAGGGGACTATCTGGGAATCCGCGAGATGAGAAAACATGTAGCATGGTATACAAAAGGAATGGAAGGCTCGGCAAAACTGAGGGATGAGATTAATAAGGTAGAGTCATATGAGGAATTGGTAGAACTTTTAAATGCCAGAATCCGATAG
- a CDS encoding DUF6145 family protein has protein sequence MYDGKVVLCGANSYEEKYYLNPDFEQLPDTVKNELKIMCVLYVHDVGGILTLVYEEDGELCFEVTSEEGDPMFDEIGSRLKIKELQKEKQELLQALQVYYKVFFLGEEV, from the coding sequence ATGTATGATGGAAAAGTAGTGCTGTGCGGCGCCAATTCTTATGAAGAGAAATATTATCTGAACCCGGATTTTGAGCAGCTGCCGGATACGGTGAAAAATGAACTTAAGATTATGTGCGTTCTCTACGTTCATGACGTGGGTGGCATTTTGACATTGGTCTATGAAGAAGACGGCGAACTTTGCTTCGAGGTTACTTCCGAAGAAGGTGATCCTATGTTCGACGAGATCGGGAGCCGGCTTAAGATAAAGGAACTGCAGAAGGAGAAGCAGGAATTGCTTCAGGCTCTGCAGGTTTATTACAAAGTATTCTTCCTTGGGGAAGAGGTATAG
- a CDS encoding DUF6462 family protein, whose product MKTENMYYNQQKRSEVKEEARRLRRKFLRYQQAEIVYSLSHKKLMELANDAGAIYRMDGIVLINRDIFDEYLERFHEK is encoded by the coding sequence TTGAAAACAGAAAATATGTACTATAACCAACAGAAGCGCTCAGAGGTAAAAGAAGAAGCACGTCGACTTAGAAGAAAATTTCTTCGTTATCAACAAGCAGAAATCGTATATAGCCTGTCACATAAAAAGTTGATGGAACTTGCGAATGATGCGGGTGCGATTTACAGAATGGATGGAATCGTTTTGATAAACAGAGATATCTTTGATGAATATCTTGAACGATTTCATGAAAAATAA
- the greA gene encoding transcription elongation factor GreA: protein MEAKKRLLTYAGLKALEDELENLKVVKRKEVAQKIKEAREQGDLSENAEYDAAKDEQRDIEARIEELEGILKNAEVVVEDEVDYNKINVGCTVKVFDKTFDEEMEFKIVGSTEANSLEGKISNESPVGQALIGCKVGDTVEVETQAGIMEYEVLNISRSL, encoded by the coding sequence ATGGAAGCAAAGAAAAGATTACTTACTTATGCAGGCCTAAAGGCGCTGGAAGACGAACTGGAAAACTTAAAGGTAGTAAAGCGTAAGGAAGTTGCCCAGAAGATTAAGGAAGCCAGGGAACAGGGCGACTTGTCTGAGAACGCGGAGTATGATGCTGCAAAAGACGAGCAGCGTGATATCGAGGCGCGCATCGAGGAACTGGAAGGCATCCTTAAGAATGCAGAAGTAGTTGTAGAAGATGAAGTAGATTACAATAAAATTAATGTTGGATGCACGGTCAAAGTGTTTGACAAGACATTTGACGAAGAGATGGAATTTAAGATTGTGGGCTCCACAGAGGCAAACAGCCTGGAAGGCAAGATATCCAATGAGTCTCCGGTAGGTCAGGCGCTGATTGGCTGCAAAGTTGGAGATACCGTGGAAGTAGAGACCCAGGCCGGCATAATGGAATATGAAGTATTAAACATTAGCCGTTCCTTATAA
- a CDS encoding tyrosine-type recombinase/integrase: MGKVKDEQLFTLLRDFLLVYLPNQRKASGNTVKAYRTALNQFLKYTAGRKNISVLSVTFGMVTYKTVNAYLDWLSVEKNATPATRNNRLAALRAFVSYAAACRPEYISVASELTTIGIQKNERFAKVDYMSEEAVKALLAEPDTKTEIGVRDQFLMIFLYDTGARIQEVLDVKICDIKVDRTPTVTLHGKGKKTRSVPLMKDTVKHLQNYMKVFHPGETWLSSEWLFYVERKGNRNAMCDDTVRLRIQKYAASAREKCPDVPLNVHPHLWRHTRAMHLYQHGMDLTLISQWLGHKQLETTLIYAHADTEAKRKAITEAMASDPFLEAEPVNYTVSDDEILKRLYGL; this comes from the coding sequence ATGGGAAAAGTAAAAGATGAGCAATTATTCACGCTTTTGCGGGATTTCCTGCTGGTTTACCTGCCGAACCAGAGGAAAGCAAGCGGCAATACCGTAAAGGCTTACAGGACAGCACTGAATCAGTTCCTCAAATATACAGCCGGACGAAAAAACATCTCCGTACTATCCGTTACATTTGGGATGGTCACATATAAAACAGTGAACGCGTATCTTGACTGGCTTTCCGTGGAAAAGAACGCCACGCCTGCTACGCGCAACAACAGGCTGGCAGCTCTCCGAGCATTTGTTTCCTATGCCGCAGCCTGCCGCCCGGAATATATCAGCGTAGCAAGCGAACTGACAACTATCGGAATCCAGAAAAATGAACGGTTTGCGAAAGTGGATTATATGTCGGAAGAAGCTGTAAAAGCGCTTCTTGCAGAGCCGGACACCAAAACAGAGATAGGCGTGCGGGATCAGTTCCTGATGATTTTTCTGTATGATACCGGGGCGCGTATCCAGGAAGTTCTTGATGTGAAAATCTGCGACATTAAGGTTGACAGGACGCCAACCGTAACACTCCACGGAAAAGGAAAGAAAACCAGGAGCGTTCCGCTAATGAAAGATACCGTAAAACATTTGCAGAATTACATGAAAGTATTCCATCCGGGTGAAACATGGCTGTCATCTGAATGGCTCTTTTATGTAGAACGCAAAGGAAACCGTAATGCCATGTGCGATGATACAGTGAGACTTAGAATTCAGAAATATGCTGCGTCTGCAAGAGAGAAATGCCCGGATGTTCCCCTGAATGTCCATCCCCATTTGTGGAGACATACGAGAGCCATGCACCTATACCAGCACGGCATGGATTTAACTTTAATCTCCCAATGGCTCGGACACAAGCAACTTGAAACAACGCTGATTTACGCACACGCAGATACTGAGGCCAAAAGAAAAGCAATCACGGAGGCAATGGCTTCTGATCCTTTCCTTGAAGCGGAGCCTGTCAATTACACCGTCAGCGATGATGAAATCCTCAAACGTCTTTATGGTCTATGA